The following proteins are encoded in a genomic region of Lactiplantibacillus plantarum:
- the cls gene encoding cardiolipin synthase, with the protein MQYIQPIFYTIIVLNAAAAFVTVFRDRNRDIAATWAWLLVLIWLPIIGFIAYAFVGRKLPKNRLFRLRKETQIRLEQMIQRQREALGTELMPADAVTSSVRGMVSLFLNSDGALLSRKNRVKIYTDGHEKFHAMFQDIEAAKNHIHIEYYTFYNDQIGNELLHLLERKAAQGVDVRVLYDPWGSMGTFRSFFKHLEELGGHARPFLGAHSAILDFRLNFRDHRKIVVTDGRVGYVGGFNVGDQYLGRSKKFGYWRDTHLRIVGSGVFELQERFIRDWNATDAEHRIVPDVNMFPVIRVKGNTSLQIVSSGPDSDAQQIKLGYIKMIMTAQHRLWIQSPYLIPDDSVLDAIKIAAMSGVDVRIMVPDKPDHAFVYRATQYYARELADAGVKIYYYNNGFIHAKTIVIDGQVASVGSANMDFRSFKLNFEVNAFLYDADLAQELERIFLEDQKISSLITVQDFKNQSFWLKFKQTFSRLLSPIL; encoded by the coding sequence TTGCAATATATTCAGCCAATTTTCTATACAATTATCGTTTTAAACGCGGCCGCGGCGTTCGTTACCGTGTTCCGGGATCGTAATCGGGACATCGCGGCCACTTGGGCTTGGCTACTCGTGTTGATTTGGTTGCCGATTATTGGGTTTATCGCGTACGCTTTTGTCGGTCGTAAGTTACCAAAAAACCGGTTATTTCGGTTACGTAAAGAGACGCAAATTAGACTCGAACAGATGATTCAGCGGCAACGTGAAGCCCTGGGAACGGAATTGATGCCCGCAGATGCGGTCACTAGTTCGGTTCGTGGGATGGTCAGTTTATTCTTGAATTCCGATGGCGCGTTACTAAGCCGTAAAAACCGGGTCAAGATTTATACGGATGGACATGAGAAGTTCCATGCGATGTTCCAAGATATTGAAGCAGCTAAGAATCATATTCATATTGAATATTACACATTTTATAATGACCAGATTGGAAATGAATTATTACACCTTTTAGAGCGGAAAGCAGCCCAAGGCGTCGACGTTCGTGTCTTGTACGATCCGTGGGGGTCGATGGGCACGTTCCGCAGCTTCTTTAAGCATTTAGAAGAACTTGGTGGGCATGCCCGACCGTTCTTGGGTGCTCATTCAGCGATTTTGGACTTCCGTCTCAACTTCCGTGATCACCGTAAGATCGTGGTAACGGATGGCCGGGTCGGCTACGTCGGTGGTTTTAACGTTGGTGACCAGTACCTTGGTCGTAGTAAGAAGTTTGGTTACTGGCGTGATACCCATTTGCGGATCGTCGGTTCAGGAGTTTTTGAATTGCAGGAACGTTTCATTCGTGATTGGAACGCCACCGATGCGGAACATCGAATCGTGCCAGACGTTAATATGTTCCCAGTCATTCGCGTTAAAGGGAATACTTCATTACAGATCGTCTCCAGTGGCCCGGACAGTGATGCACAACAGATTAAATTGGGTTATATTAAAATGATTATGACAGCTCAACACCGTTTATGGATTCAGTCGCCATACCTAATTCCGGACGATTCCGTATTAGATGCGATTAAAATCGCTGCGATGTCAGGGGTTGACGTCCGCATTATGGTGCCGGACAAACCTGATCATGCCTTTGTTTACCGGGCAACTCAGTACTATGCCCGGGAGCTGGCAGATGCTGGTGTAAAAATCTATTATTATAATAATGGTTTTATTCATGCCAAGACCATCGTGATTGATGGTCAGGTGGCGTCAGTGGGCTCAGCTAATATGGACTTCCGGAGCTTTAAGCTCAACTTTGAAGTGAACGCCTTTTTATATGATGCTGATTTAGCACAAGAATTGGAACGGATTTTCTTAGAAGATCAAAAAATCAGTAGTTTGATTACCGTTCAAGACTTTAAAAATCAATCATTCTGGTTGAAGTTCAAGCAGACATTTTCACGGTTGTTATCACCAATTTTATAA
- a CDS encoding tyrosine-protein phosphatase: protein MEHNRVLRLEHGINFRELGGYENTAGQTIKWQKLLRCGGMSLLTNRDLTYLDNYGLRYDIDLRQANEAEMSPDRYPKNTKYINTSVYPFTDNRRFDRRLKRLIKRMVVDDSFNAQTYAQMVTDSHAVKVWQNLFATLLTNDQPDQSVLFHCAAGKDRTGVAGALIMTALDVPRETIMQDYLLTNAVFMAADSMDTATIITKANAGDLASQFNVAMAVEADNMKMVFRVFDDLYGNGIGYLREVLGLSVADINNLRQLYLND from the coding sequence ATGGAACACAATCGGGTCTTACGACTAGAACACGGCATCAACTTCCGAGAACTGGGGGGTTATGAGAACACCGCTGGTCAGACAATCAAGTGGCAAAAACTGCTGCGTTGCGGTGGCATGTCACTACTCACTAACCGCGATCTCACCTACTTGGATAACTACGGACTCCGTTATGATATCGATCTGCGCCAAGCCAATGAAGCTGAGATGTCTCCAGACCGTTATCCCAAGAATACTAAGTATATTAATACGTCTGTCTATCCGTTCACTGACAATCGTCGCTTTGATCGCCGTTTAAAACGGCTCATCAAGCGAATGGTCGTCGATGATTCCTTCAACGCACAAACATATGCGCAAATGGTTACGGATAGTCATGCCGTGAAAGTCTGGCAAAATTTATTTGCGACCCTCCTCACCAACGACCAGCCCGACCAATCGGTACTCTTTCACTGTGCTGCTGGTAAAGACCGAACGGGGGTCGCGGGTGCGCTCATTATGACGGCCCTAGACGTCCCCCGTGAAACGATTATGCAGGACTACCTGCTCACTAACGCCGTCTTCATGGCCGCAGACAGTATGGATACCGCTACGATTATTACCAAGGCCAATGCTGGTGACCTAGCTAGCCAATTCAACGTTGCCATGGCTGTTGAAGCCGACAATATGAAGATGGTCTTTCGGGTTTTCGACGACCTCTACGGCAATGGTATTGGTTATTTACGAGAAGTGCTTGGGTTATCCGTAGCGGATATTAATAATTTGCGCCAATTGTACTTGAACGACTAA
- a CDS encoding GMP reductase: MEIFDYEDIQLIPNKCVINSRSEADTTVELGGRRFKIPVVPANMATVINDEIAKWLATNDYFYIMHRFAPETRRAFIETMHAAQLYASISVGVKSSEYDFIDDLATNQIVPEYITIDIAHGHADSVIAMIKHIKDVLPDSFVIAGNVATPAAVRDLENAGADATKVGVGPGKACITKVKTGFGTGGWQLAAVRWCAKAARKPIIADGGVRTNGDIAKSIRFGATMVMIGSMLAGHQESPGNILKIDGKTYKQYYGSASETQKGEHKNVEGKQMLVPYRGRLVDTLNEMQEDLQSSISYAGGRDLKAITKCDYVVVKNSIYNGD; encoded by the coding sequence ATGGAGATTTTTGATTACGAAGATATTCAACTAATTCCGAACAAGTGTGTCATTAATAGTCGTTCGGAAGCCGATACGACCGTAGAATTGGGTGGCCGTCGTTTTAAGATTCCAGTGGTGCCTGCCAATATGGCAACCGTCATCAACGACGAGATTGCCAAGTGGCTCGCCACTAACGACTACTTCTACATTATGCACCGCTTCGCCCCCGAGACCCGCCGTGCTTTTATTGAAACGATGCATGCCGCGCAACTGTACGCATCTATTTCGGTCGGTGTTAAGTCCAGCGAGTATGACTTTATCGACGACCTGGCTACTAATCAAATCGTGCCAGAATATATCACGATTGATATCGCACATGGTCATGCTGACAGTGTCATTGCGATGATCAAGCACATCAAAGACGTCCTTCCGGATAGTTTTGTAATTGCCGGAAATGTGGCCACACCAGCCGCCGTTCGCGACCTTGAAAATGCTGGTGCCGATGCAACTAAGGTTGGCGTTGGCCCGGGTAAGGCCTGCATTACTAAAGTCAAAACGGGCTTTGGTACTGGCGGCTGGCAATTAGCTGCTGTCCGGTGGTGTGCTAAGGCCGCTCGCAAACCAATCATCGCAGACGGTGGTGTCCGGACCAATGGTGACATCGCCAAGTCGATTCGGTTCGGCGCTACGATGGTCATGATTGGCTCAATGTTGGCCGGACACCAAGAATCACCCGGCAACATTTTAAAAATCGATGGTAAGACTTATAAGCAATACTACGGTTCCGCCAGTGAAACTCAAAAAGGCGAACATAAAAACGTTGAGGGTAAACAAATGCTGGTTCCTTACCGGGGCCGCTTAGTTGACACCTTAAACGAGATGCAAGAAGACTTACAATCATCCATCTCATATGCCGGTGGCCGGGATTTAAAGGCCATTACTAAGTGCGACTATGTGGTAGTTAAAAATTCGATTTACAACGGGGACTAA
- a CDS encoding adenylosuccinate synthase, producing MASVVVVGSQWGDEGKGKITDFLSQEADVVSRYQGGDNAGHTIVFNGQTFKLRLIPSGIFFHDKLAVIGNGVVLNPKSLVEELQYLRDKGVNPDNLRISNRAHVILPYHITLDGAQEKAKAGGKIGTTNKGIGPAYMDKAERIGIRVADLLDKDTFAALLKRNLAEKNQIITKLYDLEPLKFEDIFDDYYAYGQTLKPFVTDTSVVINDALDNGQRVLFEGAQGVMLDIDQGTYPYVTSSNPVAGGVTIGSGVGPSKIDNCVGVLKAYTSRVGDGPFPTELFDEVGDFIRETAHEYGTVTKRPRRIGWFDSVVLRHAKRVSGFTHLSLNCLDVLTGLKTIKVCTAYDLNGETIYHYPASLKELEACKPIYEELPGWDEDITGVKTFEELPTNAQNYLRKLEELVGVKIATFSVGPDREQTNVIDHNIWG from the coding sequence ATGGCATCAGTCGTAGTAGTAGGTAGCCAGTGGGGCGATGAAGGTAAAGGAAAGATCACGGACTTTTTGAGTCAGGAAGCAGATGTGGTATCACGTTACCAAGGCGGCGATAACGCCGGCCACACCATCGTATTTAATGGGCAAACTTTCAAATTACGGCTGATTCCATCAGGGATTTTCTTCCATGATAAGTTAGCTGTCATTGGGAACGGCGTGGTCTTAAATCCCAAGTCATTAGTTGAAGAATTACAATACTTGCGGGACAAGGGCGTTAATCCTGACAACCTTAGAATCTCTAACCGTGCACACGTCATCTTGCCTTACCACATCACATTAGATGGCGCTCAAGAAAAAGCTAAAGCCGGTGGCAAGATTGGGACGACTAATAAGGGAATCGGCCCAGCCTACATGGATAAGGCTGAACGAATTGGGATTCGCGTAGCCGACCTGCTTGATAAGGACACCTTTGCGGCGTTACTCAAGCGCAACTTAGCTGAAAAGAACCAAATTATTACCAAGCTTTATGACTTAGAACCACTGAAATTTGAAGATATTTTTGATGACTATTACGCTTATGGTCAAACTTTGAAACCATTCGTCACCGATACTTCCGTTGTCATTAATGATGCGTTAGATAACGGTCAACGCGTCCTATTTGAAGGTGCTCAGGGAGTCATGCTGGATATTGACCAAGGGACTTACCCTTACGTTACTTCATCTAACCCAGTTGCCGGTGGTGTTACTATTGGGAGCGGTGTTGGCCCATCTAAAATCGATAACTGTGTTGGGGTCTTAAAAGCCTACACTTCCCGCGTCGGTGACGGCCCATTCCCAACTGAACTCTTTGACGAAGTCGGTGATTTCATTCGTGAAACGGCCCATGAATATGGGACCGTTACTAAACGTCCTCGGCGGATTGGTTGGTTCGATAGCGTTGTATTACGGCATGCTAAACGAGTTTCTGGGTTTACTCATCTTAGTTTGAACTGCTTAGACGTCTTGACGGGCTTAAAGACCATCAAGGTATGTACCGCTTATGACTTAAACGGCGAAACCATCTATCACTACCCTGCTAGTCTGAAGGAATTAGAAGCTTGCAAACCTATCTATGAAGAACTTCCTGGCTGGGACGAAGACATTACTGGCGTTAAAACCTTTGAGGAACTGCCAACTAATGCACAGAACTACTTGCGTAAATTAGAAGAACTCGTCGGCGTTAAAATTGCCACCTTCTCTGTTGGTCCCGATCGCGAACAAACTAACGTTATCGATCACAACATTTGGGGCTAA
- the purB gene encoding adenylosuccinate lyase: MIDRYTRPAMGKVWSLENQYQAWLEVEIAADEAWAELGKIPASDVAKIRENAKFDVDRIAEIEAVTHHDVVAFTRDVSESLGAERKWVHYGLTSTDVVDTAQGYRLKQANAIIRQDLQDLRATLAQQAKKYKYTVEMGRTHGVHAEPTTFGLKIARWYSEINRDIERFEHAAAGVEAGKISGAVGTFANIPPFVEEFVCKQLGLRAQEISTQVLPRDLHAEYIASLALIATSVEVFATEIRGLQKSETHEVEEFFNKGQKGSSAMPHKRNPIGSENVTGLARVIRGHMMTAYEDVPLWHERDISHSSAERIILPDTTILVDYILTRINKIIKTLTVFPERMKQNMDATYGLIYSQRVLLKLIDTGMSRESAYDLVQPLTAKSWDEQLQFKPLVEGNAEIREHLDQAAIDDAFDYHYHLRHVDDIFKRLGLDD; the protein is encoded by the coding sequence ATGATTGATCGTTATACGCGTCCCGCGATGGGCAAAGTATGGTCGTTAGAAAATCAGTACCAAGCATGGTTGGAGGTAGAGATTGCTGCCGACGAGGCCTGGGCTGAATTAGGGAAGATTCCAGCAAGTGATGTTGCTAAAATTCGAGAGAATGCCAAGTTTGATGTTGACCGGATCGCGGAGATTGAAGCCGTAACGCATCATGATGTGGTTGCTTTTACGCGCGATGTTTCCGAGTCGTTGGGTGCAGAACGTAAGTGGGTTCACTATGGGCTGACCAGTACTGACGTTGTCGACACGGCGCAAGGTTACCGGTTGAAGCAGGCTAACGCGATTATTCGCCAAGACTTACAAGATTTACGGGCGACACTAGCACAACAAGCGAAAAAATATAAATATACGGTTGAAATGGGGCGGACACACGGCGTCCACGCTGAACCAACCACATTTGGATTGAAGATTGCCCGGTGGTATTCTGAAATTAATCGGGATATCGAGCGTTTTGAACACGCGGCCGCAGGCGTTGAAGCGGGTAAAATCAGTGGGGCCGTTGGGACTTTTGCGAACATTCCACCATTTGTTGAAGAATTTGTCTGCAAACAACTTGGATTGCGCGCACAAGAAATTTCGACGCAAGTTTTACCACGGGACTTACATGCCGAATACATTGCTAGTTTGGCCTTGATTGCAACAAGCGTTGAAGTGTTTGCAACCGAAATTCGTGGTTTGCAAAAATCTGAAACTCATGAAGTTGAAGAATTCTTTAATAAAGGTCAGAAAGGCTCATCAGCAATGCCTCACAAGCGTAATCCCATCGGTTCTGAGAACGTGACGGGGTTGGCACGAGTTATTCGCGGCCACATGATGACCGCCTATGAAGATGTGCCATTGTGGCATGAACGGGATATTTCCCACTCTTCTGCGGAGCGGATCATCTTACCAGATACCACGATTTTAGTGGATTATATCTTAACTCGAATCAATAAGATTATTAAGACGCTGACGGTGTTCCCAGAACGGATGAAGCAAAACATGGATGCGACTTACGGGTTGATCTACAGTCAACGTGTCTTGCTCAAGTTGATTGATACGGGGATGTCTCGTGAAAGTGCTTATGACCTCGTTCAACCACTGACGGCTAAGTCATGGGATGAACAGTTACAATTCAAGCCACTTGTTGAAGGTAACGCCGAGATTCGTGAACATTTGGACCAGGCTGCGATTGATGATGCGTTTGACTATCATTACCATCTTCGCCACGTTGATGATATTTTCAAACGATTGGGATTAGACGATTAA
- a CDS encoding bacteriocin immunity protein, producing the protein MDVDAQKLFTLVDAAYNQPITNQPSDSYRQALLAAAIDLNNNVSPQQVTIQLYQAYYRNYMVPMTLPRQHRDLYQYVHTQLQRLTRKEQRHMALGYGLIATHLTFGPLN; encoded by the coding sequence ATGGATGTGGATGCTCAAAAATTATTTACCTTAGTAGATGCTGCTTATAATCAGCCGATTACCAATCAACCATCCGATTCCTACCGCCAAGCGCTACTGGCAGCTGCAATCGACCTGAATAACAACGTTTCGCCACAGCAAGTAACCATCCAGCTATATCAAGCCTATTATCGTAACTATATGGTCCCAATGACTCTACCACGCCAGCATCGTGACCTCTACCAATACGTTCACACCCAATTACAGCGCCTCACGCGCAAAGAACAGCGTCATATGGCACTTGGGTATGGTCTGATTGCGACGCACCTAACATTTGGTCCCTTGAACTGA
- a CDS encoding dihydrolipoyl dehydrogenase family protein has protein sequence MTNKYDYDVLYIGAGHATFDGAAPLAKTGVRVGVIESGLIGGTCPNRGCNAKITLDEPVKLTREAARLNDILSSAPTINWTANVAHKQEIIDPLPAGLTARLEDGGATIIHGHATFKDAHTVVVDDQQTITAEKIVIATGLKPHRLDIPGTKLAHDSSDFMNLKRLPQSIVIIGAGYIGMEFATIANAAGAQVTVMLHGDQALRDFYQPFVTQVVDDLTERGVTFIKNANVQAFTKQDDQFQVSYGDHQQLTTDWILDATGRIPNLDGLGLDQIGVKYDRHGVYVNDHLQTNVPNIYAAGDVLANDLPKVTPAAYFESKYLMRLFSGQTSAPIDYPVIPSVVFTSPRIAQAGMKIPAAEKAGLTISDNDLADYWYYQVSKEPIAASKQVHDQDGHLVGVTEISDQAEDAVNALLPAIEYQLDREQIDRLIGIFPTIGYAAWHRA, from the coding sequence ATGACAAACAAATACGATTACGATGTGTTATACATTGGTGCGGGTCACGCCACGTTTGATGGCGCCGCACCACTCGCCAAGACTGGTGTTCGCGTCGGTGTGATTGAGAGTGGTCTGATTGGGGGCACCTGCCCTAATCGTGGTTGTAACGCCAAAATCACTCTTGATGAACCTGTCAAATTAACGCGGGAAGCAGCACGCCTCAATGATATTTTGAGCAGTGCACCAACCATTAATTGGACGGCCAACGTGGCCCATAAACAAGAGATTATTGATCCCTTACCAGCAGGCCTGACAGCTCGTTTGGAAGATGGTGGCGCAACGATCATTCATGGTCATGCCACGTTCAAGGACGCTCACACCGTTGTCGTTGATGATCAGCAAACCATTACCGCTGAAAAAATCGTTATTGCGACTGGTTTAAAGCCCCATCGTTTAGATATTCCGGGGACCAAGCTCGCCCACGATAGTAGTGATTTTATGAACCTTAAACGGTTACCACAAAGTATCGTCATCATTGGCGCAGGCTATATTGGTATGGAATTTGCCACCATCGCTAACGCGGCCGGTGCCCAAGTGACAGTCATGTTACATGGCGACCAGGCCCTCCGTGATTTTTACCAACCATTCGTTACACAAGTGGTTGACGACTTAACCGAACGTGGGGTAACCTTCATCAAAAATGCCAACGTGCAAGCATTTACCAAACAGGATGACCAGTTCCAAGTTAGTTATGGCGACCACCAGCAATTAACGACCGACTGGATCCTAGATGCGACTGGTCGAATTCCAAACTTAGATGGCTTAGGCTTAGACCAGATTGGCGTCAAATATGACCGCCACGGCGTTTATGTCAACGATCACTTGCAAACCAACGTTCCTAACATCTATGCAGCCGGTGATGTCCTTGCCAATGACTTGCCAAAGGTCACACCTGCAGCCTATTTTGAGTCCAAATACTTGATGCGTTTGTTCTCTGGTCAAACCAGTGCTCCCATTGACTATCCGGTAATTCCATCGGTCGTCTTTACTTCACCACGAATTGCGCAAGCCGGCATGAAAATACCGGCTGCTGAAAAGGCCGGCTTAACCATTAGTGATAACGATTTAGCAGATTACTGGTATTATCAAGTCTCCAAGGAACCGATTGCCGCTAGTAAACAGGTCCATGACCAAGACGGCCATCTCGTTGGCGTGACTGAAATCAGTGATCAAGCTGAAGATGCCGTCAACGCACTACTGCCAGCTATCGAATATCAATTAGACCGCGAACAAATCGACCGTTTGATCGGTATTTTCCCAACCATCGGCTACGCAGCTTGGCACCGGGCTTAA
- a CDS encoding glycerate kinase produces MHALIAIDSFKNSITSIQANRIVAKRFAAHGITATQVAIADGGEGTVAAWLANHAGGQAITASTVDLAQRSVTATYGYFATEKMAVIEVAAASGIQFVTTTLTPLATNTYGTGLLIKDAIERGARQIILGLGGSGTVDGGAGILRALGYRFWAADGQELSMTGADLSRVTKIDDRHVLPQLAEVSFISAADVTNPLTGPNGAAKIFGPQKGLPVAQIQVHDAALAHYMTVAAGAVSAHEGDGAAGGIGFALRYFLHARVCSGFQLLAEMSNLKTKVAQANLVISGEGQVDDQSFMGKVPIQLSQLAQAAGKPCYLLVGRQKGANETFAKQGVTAVLPIVDQVMTLDQAMAQGPANLERMADRLARIISQS; encoded by the coding sequence ATGCACGCTTTGATCGCAATTGATTCATTTAAAAATTCCATCACGAGCATTCAGGCCAACCGAATAGTGGCTAAACGATTTGCGGCTCACGGAATCACCGCTACTCAAGTTGCGATTGCCGATGGTGGTGAAGGAACGGTGGCGGCGTGGCTGGCTAACCATGCTGGTGGACAAGCTATTACGGCATCAACGGTGGATCTGGCGCAACGGTCAGTGACTGCAACGTATGGCTACTTTGCCACTGAAAAAATGGCAGTGATTGAGGTTGCGGCTGCATCCGGAATCCAGTTTGTCACGACGACCTTGACGCCGTTAGCAACGAATACCTATGGGACCGGGCTACTGATTAAAGATGCGATTGAGCGTGGCGCCCGTCAGATTATTCTGGGCTTAGGTGGTAGCGGAACGGTCGACGGTGGTGCCGGAATCCTACGTGCGCTCGGTTATCGTTTTTGGGCTGCCGATGGTCAAGAGTTATCCATGACTGGCGCTGATTTAAGTCGGGTCACTAAGATTGACGATCGACATGTGTTGCCACAATTAGCTGAAGTCTCGTTCATTAGTGCAGCGGACGTGACGAATCCGCTAACGGGACCGAACGGCGCAGCTAAGATTTTTGGCCCACAAAAAGGATTACCGGTTGCTCAAATTCAGGTTCACGATGCCGCTTTAGCTCACTATATGACGGTCGCAGCTGGTGCGGTGAGTGCCCACGAAGGCGATGGGGCTGCCGGTGGTATTGGGTTTGCATTACGTTACTTTTTACACGCCCGCGTTTGCTCTGGTTTTCAATTGTTAGCTGAAATGAGCAATCTTAAAACGAAAGTGGCCCAAGCGAATCTAGTTATCTCTGGTGAAGGCCAAGTCGACGATCAGAGTTTTATGGGCAAGGTACCAATTCAGCTCAGTCAGTTAGCCCAAGCGGCCGGCAAGCCTTGCTATTTATTAGTTGGTCGGCAGAAAGGTGCAAATGAAACATTTGCCAAACAGGGGGTCACGGCCGTTTTACCGATTGTCGATCAAGTCATGACCTTAGATCAAGCCATGGCGCAGGGACCAGCCAATCTGGAACGGATGGCGGACCGCTTAGCCCGAATCATTAGCCAGTCATAA
- a CDS encoding alpha/beta hydrolase: protein MKKTRAVAGISAPVAIFSAALFASEKLYDFAFKRVDYVPETSADKQKYADAYYAYVDWLHRQPVQQWQLNANDEANHLVAQYVPAKTTSNRTVIVSHGYKGDGETMANYAYMFHQMGYNVLLPDDRGHGQSAGKYISFGWQDRRDYLGWIDKVVRINGRHTDIILFGVSMGGATVEMMSGEDLPSQVKAIIADCGYSSIEEELAYLLKRQFHLPKYPFVPIVSFINRHRMGYYLSDVSSVEQLKHNHLPIFFIHGDKDVYVPSWMLKENYQAAKGPKQMWQVPNATHAESFWIDPAEYQRHVTAFLNHYVPDK from the coding sequence ATGAAAAAAACACGCGCCGTAGCCGGAATTAGTGCTCCTGTGGCAATTTTTTCGGCCGCCCTATTCGCGAGTGAGAAGCTCTACGATTTTGCTTTCAAGCGTGTTGATTACGTGCCCGAAACTTCGGCAGATAAACAAAAATACGCCGATGCCTACTACGCTTATGTCGATTGGCTACACCGACAGCCCGTTCAGCAGTGGCAACTGAACGCTAATGACGAGGCCAATCACCTTGTCGCACAGTACGTTCCTGCTAAAACAACCAGCAACCGAACCGTTATTGTTTCCCATGGCTACAAAGGTGATGGTGAAACGATGGCAAATTACGCTTATATGTTCCATCAAATGGGCTATAACGTCCTCTTGCCCGACGATCGCGGCCATGGGCAAAGTGCCGGCAAGTACATTAGCTTTGGGTGGCAGGATCGCCGCGACTATTTAGGCTGGATCGATAAAGTCGTCCGTATCAATGGTCGTCACACGGATATCATCCTTTTTGGTGTCAGCATGGGTGGTGCGACCGTTGAAATGATGAGCGGCGAAGACCTTCCATCACAAGTTAAGGCCATCATTGCCGATTGTGGTTATTCGAGTATCGAGGAAGAACTCGCTTACTTATTAAAGCGACAGTTTCACTTACCAAAGTATCCGTTTGTGCCCATCGTTAGTTTTATTAACCGCCACCGTATGGGCTATTATTTAAGCGACGTCAGTTCTGTCGAACAGCTCAAACATAACCATCTACCGATCTTCTTTATTCACGGTGACAAGGATGTCTACGTCCCAAGTTGGATGCTCAAAGAAAATTATCAGGCCGCTAAGGGCCCCAAGCAGATGTGGCAGGTTCCCAACGCCACTCACGCCGAGAGTTTTTGGATCGATCCTGCCGAGTATCAACGACATGTTACAGCCTTTTTAAATCACTATGTTCCTGATAAATAA
- a CDS encoding phytoene/squalene synthase family protein, with amino-acid sequence MTKLMPKFEQHRTDFAYCQTITKRSSSAFYTAFSQLPLERAWSIYAVYAFCRTADDLVDVDHDIDGLMALRQSLTTFANGHVPDHPMWRALAVVFETYDMNLDVFFDMLTGQEQDATFKQPQTQQALEDYCYYVAGSVGLMILPMLATNPQSLVKPAVELGSAMQLTNILRDVGEDYQRGRIYLPSKLLAHYQLNPTDLHGPIPSANFIRLWEHEAQIAMNKYEAALTMMPQIDPVARPSLLAATLLYRELLLIAREQHYPILSQRVFLTDERKTQVLNQVSTKVHELALKEA; translated from the coding sequence ATGACCAAACTAATGCCTAAATTCGAACAACATCGCACTGACTTTGCGTACTGTCAAACAATTACTAAAAGGTCTTCTAGCGCATTCTACACCGCCTTCTCGCAATTACCACTAGAACGCGCTTGGAGTATTTACGCCGTTTATGCTTTTTGTCGAACAGCCGACGACCTCGTTGATGTTGACCATGATATTGATGGTCTAATGGCATTGCGCCAATCATTGACCACCTTTGCCAATGGTCATGTCCCAGACCACCCAATGTGGCGCGCACTGGCCGTCGTTTTTGAGACTTATGATATGAATCTTGACGTCTTTTTCGATATGCTCACTGGTCAAGAACAAGACGCGACTTTTAAACAACCTCAAACTCAGCAAGCACTTGAAGACTATTGCTATTACGTCGCCGGATCGGTTGGTCTGATGATTTTGCCAATGCTAGCAACTAACCCGCAATCACTTGTCAAACCAGCCGTAGAATTAGGCAGCGCCATGCAACTCACCAATATTTTAAGAGATGTTGGTGAAGACTACCAACGTGGCCGAATCTACCTGCCATCAAAACTATTGGCACACTATCAGCTCAATCCAACTGACTTGCATGGCCCCATCCCATCTGCCAATTTTATTCGGCTTTGGGAACATGAAGCACAGATTGCCATGAACAAGTACGAGGCTGCATTAACCATGATGCCACAAATTGATCCCGTCGCCCGGCCATCGCTATTAGCCGCCACTTTGCTTTATCGTGAATTATTGCTAATCGCACGTGAACAACACTACCCAATTTTAAGTCAGCGCGTCTTTTTGACAGATGAACGTAAAACGCAGGTCCTTAATCAAGTTAGCACTAAAGTGCATGAACTAGCCCTTAAGGAGGCTTAA